The Eubacterium sp. MSJ-33 genomic sequence AATCTCCCGTTCAATCACAGCATCTTCCGCATACTCTGCTTGTGTCCGGATAATACCGCCGATGTCAATCTTTTTTATTCGTTCAGTCTCTACCGCATTCCCTTCCGCCAGATAGAGCTGTGCTTCCTGCTCTGCCAAAAGGATTTTCTGCATCAAAGTCTTTAAATTTTTCTTCCTTGAACTGTCTGTAATCTTGGTGGAAACTCCGACCGGTGCAAAAAGGGTTGTCACCGCATAATCTCCCTGCAACGAAATATCCGTCGTCACCGCATAGCGTTTTGTCTTAATCTTGTCCCGCACAACCTGCACCGTCAGCAGATCACCAACCCTTAATTTCTCACCATGGTAATCGTCCATCGACAGATAACAGCTCTCACCCTTCTGGATATCCACGAACGCTGCATTGATGTTCGGTGACAGGTTCGAGACTCTCGCCCTATAAACATTTCCAAGAATACTGCCATCCTCATAACATCGGATTTCCATTGCTTTTCCATCCTCAAACAGGATACCAAGCTTCTTCTTATTCCATTCTGTAAATACAAACTGCTTCATACTCTCTTATCTGCATACTTACATCATATGTCACCACGCGCCAGCGTGATGACCTGCGCGTGCATCAGCACGCTTCATTATATCATGCAGCACTTCAATTAAAATCTTGTTCCACTTGCAGAAAGCGGCTGTAAATTCTTTTTCTCACCCATGTAGGTCTCCAGCCGATGAATCCGGTAATCATACCGGTTAAACGGTACATCTGCTTCGTTACATATTGCCTCTACGACAAGCTCCGGCTTTAAGTTATCCTTACTTCCGGATGCAAGCAGCATATAGATGCCATCCTTATATTCTTTGATTTCATAGATGAGGGGGCGGATATCCGTCAGTTCCTCTTTGGACTTTGTCTTTTTAATAATCTCAACCTTCTCTTTTCCCGCAAATGCAGGCAATGCCTGCATAAGCTGCGGCATCGTATCATTCTCACATTCATCGTTTTTGTAGATATAATAATCAGACGCAGTCACGATTGCCATCGACGGCTTCGCATTGTCCGGAAGCTCGATGATATCTAACACCTGAATCTCCGGCGGCATCGTTGCATTCAGACGTGCCATCATATCTTCGGTTGTTGTCACACTTTCAAACTCTCCATCAAAATACTCACCATCCGATGTCATACCGAGCGGCATCGGTGCCGCAAAGGAGATCATCTGGTGAGGCGAAAATCCTTTGGAATATGAGACATCCAGTTTTGCACGCCGGATTGCCTTCTGAAAAAAACGCATAATATCGAGATGTCCGATAAACCGGAGACTTCCAAGCTTCGTGTATTTAATTCTTAGCTTCAAAGCAGACACCTCCTCCATATGTGGCAGAACCACAGCCTGAACACTGCATGCGGCAGTTTCCGGTTGTCTTTCCTTCCTGTGCCTTATGCCACTCCTGTAACAGGAACCGACGGCTTACCCCGACATCCAAATGTTCCCATGGGAACACTTCATCATCCGGTCTTTTTCTTGCTGTATAAAATTCAATATCAACATGATGGTTTGCAAATGCATTCTCATACCGCTGCATATCAAAATACTCTGTCCATGCATCGAAGATGCCACCTTGTTCATACACATCTAAGATTGCCGCACCCAGCCTTCGGTCACCTCTAGCGAGCACACCCTCTAATATCGAGATTCCAGCATCGTGATATGAAAACTTCAGACTCTTCTGGTTGCGCTGCGCCCGGAAGGAATCCTTCACATATCTTGCCCGGCGTGTAAATTCGTCCGGCAGGATCATCGGTGCCCATTGGAACGGTGTAAATGGCTTCGGCACAAAATACGATGCCGATGCATTAATCATGACCCGTCCGTTTCTCTTTTCCTTCGGTACATTGTCAAAATACACCTCAGAGATGCGCTCTGCCAGATCTGCAATTCCATACAGATCCTCGTCCGTCTCGGTTGGAAGTCCGAGCATGAAATAAAGTTTCACCTTATCCCAGCCGCCAAGAAACGCCTGTCTGCTTCCCTCGAGCAGATTCTCGTCTGTGATTCCTTTATTGATGACATCACGCAGCCTCTGAGTTCCGGCTTCAGATGCAAATGTCAGGGAAGACTTCTTAATATCCTGCACCTTGCTCATAACATCAAGAGAAAAAGCATCAATACGAAGTGATGGCAGCGACACATTTACATGATCCGTATCACGCAGTGTAATCAGATAATTCAGCAACACATCGAGATCCTCGTAATCACTGGAACTGAGCGAGCTTAACGAAATCTCCTCGTAACCGGTATTATCGAGCATCGTACGAGCATATGCTTTAAGCATCTCCACATTCTTCTGCCGCGTCGGACGATAGATCATTCCCGCCTGACAGAACCTGCAGCCACGGATACAGCCACGCATGATTTCTAAGCAGACACGATCCTGGGTTGCGCGGATATACGGCACAACCGGCTTCATCGGATATGATACGTTTTCAAAATCAACAACAACCTGACGCTTTACCTTCGCCGGTACATCCTCATATTTCGGTACAACCTGCCTGATGGTTCCATCTTCCTGATACGAAACCTCGTACATGGACGGCACATAAATACCAGGAATCGAAGATGCTTTCCTTAAGAAATCTTCCCGGCTCATATCCGAGTGCTTGTATTGTTTGTACAAATCAAGCAATGCATCATAGCTTGTCTCACCCTCTCCGATATAGAAGATATCAAAGAAATCTGCCATTGGCTCCGGATTCACCGTACATGGTCCACCACCGATCACGATCGGATGCTCCTT encodes the following:
- a CDS encoding TIGR03936 family radical SAM-associated protein; translated protein: MSALKLRIKYTKLGSLRFIGHLDIMRFFQKAIRRAKLDVSYSKGFSPHQMISFAAPMPLGMTSDGEYFDGEFESVTTTEDMMARLNATMPPEIQVLDIIELPDNAKPSMAIVTASDYYIYKNDECENDTMPQLMQALPAFAGKEKVEIIKKTKSKEELTDIRPLIYEIKEYKDGIYMLLASGSKDNLKPELVVEAICNEADVPFNRYDYRIHRLETYMGEKKNLQPLSASGTRF
- a CDS encoding TIGR03960 family B12-binding radical SAM protein, producing MEQRLALPERVLMQIEKPARYIGNEVNMVRKNLGDVDVRIAMCFPDVYEIGMSYLGIQILYDMFNRRKDVYCERVYSPWPDLDAIMRKEQIPLFSLETQTTISEFDWLAITIQYEMCYTNILQVIDLSGIPLLAKERTKEHPIVIGGGPCTVNPEPMADFFDIFYIGEGETSYDALLDLYKQYKHSDMSREDFLRKASSIPGIYVPSMYEVSYQEDGTIRQVVPKYEDVPAKVKRQVVVDFENVSYPMKPVVPYIRATQDRVCLEIMRGCIRGCRFCQAGMIYRPTRQKNVEMLKAYARTMLDNTGYEEISLSSLSSSDYEDLDVLLNYLITLRDTDHVNVSLPSLRIDAFSLDVMSKVQDIKKSSLTFASEAGTQRLRDVINKGITDENLLEGSRQAFLGGWDKVKLYFMLGLPTETDEDLYGIADLAERISEVYFDNVPKEKRNGRVMINASASYFVPKPFTPFQWAPMILPDEFTRRARYVKDSFRAQRNQKSLKFSYHDAGISILEGVLARGDRRLGAAILDVYEQGGIFDAWTEYFDMQRYENAFANHHVDIEFYTARKRPDDEVFPWEHLDVGVSRRFLLQEWHKAQEGKTTGNCRMQCSGCGSATYGGGVCFEAKN